One segment of Thermodesulfobacteriota bacterium DNA contains the following:
- the fabG gene encoding 3-oxoacyl-[acyl-carrier-protein] reductase: protein MINELYDLSGKVALVTGGSRGIGRAICLALAEAGADILLNYARSDKQADEVKKQIEKMGRKCVTVRADVSKFEQAQNLGKAVINHFGKVDILVNNAGVNRDRTLRRMTPEQWKEVIETNLNSLFNCTKAVVEPMVAQKSGVIISISSIIGEMGNVGQTNYASTKAGIIGFTKSLARELAGNNIRVNAVAPGFIETDMLGTVPEDIRKQILAQIPLGRFGTPEEIALAVLYLCSPAASWITGITLRINGGHYM, encoded by the coding sequence ATGATAAATGAGCTATACGACTTGAGTGGCAAGGTTGCGCTTGTCACCGGGGGTTCCAGGGGCATCGGCAGGGCTATATGCCTTGCTTTAGCCGAGGCCGGGGCGGACATTCTTCTAAACTATGCCAGAAGCGATAAACAGGCCGACGAAGTGAAGAAGCAGATCGAAAAAATGGGGAGGAAGTGCGTTACAGTTAGGGCTGATGTAAGCAAGTTTGAGCAAGCCCAGAACCTGGGCAAGGCTGTAATCAACCATTTTGGCAAGGTGGATATTTTAGTGAATAACGCTGGGGTAAACAGGGATAGGACATTACGGAGAATGACTCCCGAGCAGTGGAAAGAAGTTATAGAGACCAATCTCAATAGCCTGTTTAACTGCACAAAGGCTGTAGTGGAACCCATGGTCGCACAAAAGAGCGGCGTAATCATATCCATTTCGTCAATTATAGGGGAGATGGGAAATGTCGGTCAGACCAATTATGCATCGACCAAAGCGGGTATAATTGGTTTCACCAAGAGCTTAGCCCGAGAACTGGCCGGCAACAATATTCGGGTGAACGCAGTTGCTCCCGGGTTCATCGAGACCGATATGCTCGGAACGGTTCCCGAGGATATCAGGAAGCAAATACTGGCACAGATACCTTTAGGAAGATTTGGTACCCCAGAAGAGATTGCCCTTGCTGTTCTCTACCTTTGTTCTCCTGCTGCAAGCTGGATTACGGGCATCACGTTGAGAATCAATGGCGGGCATTATATGTAG
- a CDS encoding dodecin family protein: protein MAAVARITEVIGSSEKSWDDAVQNALKRANKTLRGLTGLEITKMNAHIEKGKITEYRAHVRITFILEDSK from the coding sequence ATGGCTGCTGTAGCAAGGATAACGGAAGTCATAGGTTCATCGGAAAAGTCTTGGGATGATGCCGTGCAAAATGCTTTAAAAAGAGCCAACAAGACCCTAAGGGGCCTCACCGGATTAGAGATCACCAAAATGAACGCCCACATCGAAAAAGGAAAGATAACCGAATACCGGGCTCACGTACGCATTACCTTTATCTTAGAGGATTCGAAGTGA
- the ccsA gene encoding cytochrome c biogenesis protein CcsA, with translation MSWHWLIALCYLASSLFYFAHLWTQRERFSALGYSVIIIGTVLHTISLVIVYTRGEAIAGGLDRSLYLFSWFISLVYIVASRVKPRVLIIGAFVAPLALILTLPSVILPQGIIEHDPSLKNPWIVVHIALTLLGEAIFTFAFIASVLYIFQEKRIKSKKMGGVSINMPSLTTLDSLNHFCLLVGFPILTIGLALGLLSAKEIWQSDWNWGHKETWSLVTWFLYAVLIHGRLASGWRGRKAALGAVLGFGVILFTFFVIGYLAPGQHDFLGSY, from the coding sequence ATGAGTTGGCACTGGCTTATCGCCCTTTGCTATTTAGCATCATCCCTTTTTTATTTCGCCCACCTCTGGACTCAAAGAGAGAGGTTTTCAGCCCTGGGATATAGTGTCATCATAATCGGAACAGTGCTACATACTATCAGTCTAGTGATTGTTTACACCAGAGGAGAAGCAATAGCCGGCGGATTGGACCGGTCGCTCTATTTGTTCTCCTGGTTTATTTCACTGGTCTATATCGTGGCTTCACGGGTTAAGCCCCGGGTCTTGATAATAGGTGCCTTCGTGGCGCCGCTTGCCCTCATCCTGACCTTACCATCGGTGATTCTTCCTCAAGGTATAATCGAACACGACCCCTCCCTTAAAAACCCCTGGATCGTGGTGCATATCGCCCTGACGCTCCTTGGAGAAGCTATATTCACATTTGCCTTCATTGCCAGCGTACTTTACATATTCCAGGAAAAGAGAATAAAATCGAAAAAAATGGGAGGAGTCTCTATAAATATGCCCTCGCTTACTACCCTGGATAGCCTCAACCACTTTTGCCTACTGGTGGGATTCCCAATACTTACCATAGGACTAGCTTTGGGACTCCTTTCCGCCAAGGAAATTTGGCAATCCGATTGGAATTGGGGACACAAAGAAACCTGGTCTCTGGTCACCTGGTTTCTGTATGCGGTTTTGATTCATGGCCGGCTTGCTTCCGGTTGGAGGGGAAGAAAAGCGGCTTTGGGCGCGGTCTTAGGGTTTGGTGTCATACTTTTTACATTTTTCGTAATCGGCTACTTAGCACCTGGACAGCACGATTTTCTCGGCAGCTATTAA
- a CDS encoding 5-formyltetrahydrofolate cyclo-ligase codes for MPSREKKPLVLEAKKRRESSEKNSGRILLNSDEILRPVSGLPTLEVKDTNPSFKKDKVRRELLEKRLLLPAKTVIKNSKRITSLAIYFEPFKKAKSLALYFPVRNEVRTEGIFERARQLGKGIYFPRVSGSILEFLEVHDLSDLKPGKFGIPEPASGADRKEAEDIDLIIVPGVAFDREGGRMGYGKGYYDRTLRRVDRRRLLGLAYDLQVLDSVPAEERDIGVGFLITESGIIFAHGG; via the coding sequence TTGCCCTCAAGGGAAAAGAAACCTTTAGTCCTAGAAGCGAAGAAGAGACGAGAAAGCTCAGAGAAGAACAGCGGGAGGATTCTCTTAAATAGTGATGAGATCCTAAGGCCTGTCTCCGGTCTTCCCACGCTAGAAGTAAAGGATACCAACCCTTCTTTCAAGAAAGATAAAGTCCGCCGTGAGCTACTGGAAAAAAGACTTCTTCTTCCTGCAAAAACTGTAATCAAAAACAGCAAAAGGATTACTTCCCTGGCTATTTATTTTGAGCCATTCAAAAAGGCTAAAAGCCTGGCGCTTTACTTTCCCGTCAGAAACGAGGTAAGAACCGAAGGGATATTTGAGAGGGCAAGACAACTGGGCAAAGGAATTTACTTCCCGCGCGTCTCTGGTTCGATTCTTGAATTTCTTGAGGTTCATGATCTCAGTGACCTAAAACCGGGGAAATTTGGAATCCCGGAACCGGCATCGGGTGCGGATAGAAAGGAGGCAGAGGATATTGACCTGATAATTGTCCCGGGAGTAGCCTTTGACCGTGAGGGCGGGAGAATGGGATACGGTAAGGGGTATTACGACCGCACTTTGAGGCGAGTGGATAGAAGGAGATTATTAGGATTGGCTTATGATTTACAAGTGTTGGACAGTGTCCCGGCGGAAGAAAGGGATATAGGAGTGGGCTTTTTAATCACAGAGTCGGGTATAATTTTTGCACACGGAGGATAG
- the dapF gene encoding diaminopimelate epimerase, with amino-acid sequence MNRFVKSHGLGNDYIVLDIADIGFQLTDEVIKLLCHRNYGIGSDGILLLIPTNKADFGLRIFNPDGSEAEKSGNGLRIFAKFLYEHGYTNKDSFNIDTLGGIVSAELETRNNRVLFVTVEMGNATFTSTLIPVEGEEREVVGEEMRINGEILKFTAVSVGNPHCVAFVDTLDEGYTRKLGPIIETHRLFPKRTNVQFAKVVSRNLVQILIWERGAGYTLASGSSSCAVAAACVKNGLTDKYVTISMPGGELQIEVRDDWSLRMRGPVEEVSYGTISEDLIENINKLSSSGS; translated from the coding sequence ATGAACCGGTTTGTTAAGTCCCACGGGCTAGGAAACGATTACATCGTCCTGGATATAGCCGATATCGGTTTTCAACTGACAGACGAGGTTATAAAGCTCCTCTGCCATCGAAATTATGGGATAGGGTCGGACGGTATATTGCTTCTCATCCCCACGAACAAGGCAGACTTCGGACTCAGAATTTTCAACCCGGATGGAAGTGAGGCCGAAAAGAGCGGTAATGGGCTTAGGATCTTTGCCAAATTCCTCTACGAACACGGTTATACCAACAAAGATTCGTTTAACATAGATACCCTGGGTGGCATAGTCAGTGCAGAACTGGAGACCAGAAACAACCGGGTATTATTCGTCACCGTGGAGATGGGGAATGCCACATTCACCAGCACCTTGATCCCGGTGGAAGGGGAAGAAAGGGAAGTGGTGGGTGAAGAGATGAGAATAAACGGTGAGATTCTAAAGTTCACTGCGGTCTCGGTTGGCAACCCGCACTGCGTGGCGTTTGTCGATACACTCGACGAAGGCTACACCAGGAAGCTCGGCCCTATAATCGAGACTCATCGCCTCTTTCCCAAGCGAACCAATGTTCAATTCGCCAAGGTCGTTTCTAGAAACCTGGTCCAGATCCTAATCTGGGAACGGGGAGCAGGGTATACCCTGGCCTCGGGCAGCAGCTCCTGTGCGGTGGCCGCTGCATGCGTCAAAAACGGTCTCACCGACAAGTACGTAACCATTTCCATGCCCGGCGGGGAGCTTCAGATAGAAGTCAGGGATGACTGGTCGTTGAGGATGCGGGGGCCTGTCGAAGAGGTTTCTTATGGCACTATCAGCGAGGACTTAATAGAAAACATTAATAAATTGTCCTCTTCAGGGTCTTGA
- a CDS encoding cell division protein ZapA has protein sequence MKRIKVSVFNNDFMIKTDADEEYVREIARYLEDKVKEASPQPGNMLIPRPFLLATLKIADDYFRLKREFEEFKDRAEERSRSLVEILDIALKGKETFSPRSEEETRKLREEQREDSLK, from the coding sequence GTGAAACGTATAAAGGTCAGCGTTTTCAACAACGATTTCATGATAAAAACCGATGCAGACGAGGAATACGTGCGCGAAATAGCTCGTTACCTGGAGGATAAGGTAAAAGAAGCATCGCCACAGCCGGGTAATATGTTGATACCGAGGCCTTTTCTTCTAGCCACTCTCAAGATAGCCGATGATTACTTCAGATTAAAAAGAGAGTTTGAGGAGTTTAAAGATCGTGCTGAGGAAAGATCAAGAAGCCTGGTCGAGATATTGGACATTGCCCTCAAGGGAAAAGAAACCTTTAGTCCTAGAAGCGAAGAAGAGACGAGAAAGCTCAGAGAAGAACAGCGGGAGGATTCTCTTAAATAG
- the phaC gene encoding class III poly(R)-hydroxyalkanoic acid synthase subunit PhaC, protein MTINYFESLIQEAEKAKEKLAKAVELAVVNPPEVKVGVTPHEVVFTENKLRLLHYYPLAEKTYPVPLLMVFALVNRPYILDLKPGRSVVEVLLKKGIDVYMIDWGVPGDEDKHLGLDHYINRYIRKTVSKVKKVSGSDKVSLMGYCMGGTMSAMYTSLYPEDVKNLILMTTGIDFKVEGTLNLWSDKPNFDVDKFVEAFGNVPPEFLQASFLIMKPVQNLVSKYVSFYENVENEQFVDNFFAMEKWLNDNIPVPGEVFREFVKYCYQENLLVQNKLRINGKLVDLRNIKCSVLNLIAEHDHLVPPASSLVFNDLISSKDKETIIYPTGHIGLSVSSKSLKELWPKVADWLIQRSK, encoded by the coding sequence ATGACGATTAATTACTTCGAATCTTTGATTCAGGAAGCAGAAAAAGCAAAGGAAAAGCTGGCCAAGGCGGTGGAGCTGGCCGTAGTGAACCCGCCGGAAGTAAAAGTTGGGGTGACCCCTCACGAGGTCGTTTTTACCGAGAATAAGTTACGTCTGCTCCATTACTACCCATTAGCCGAGAAAACTTACCCCGTTCCGCTTTTAATGGTTTTTGCACTGGTTAATAGACCATATATTCTCGACCTAAAGCCGGGAAGGAGTGTAGTCGAAGTCCTATTGAAGAAGGGTATAGACGTATACATGATTGATTGGGGTGTACCGGGAGACGAAGATAAGCATCTCGGTCTCGACCATTACATAAACAGATATATAAGAAAAACGGTAAGCAAGGTAAAAAAGGTCTCCGGCTCGGACAAGGTAAGCCTGATGGGCTATTGCATGGGTGGCACTATGTCAGCGATGTATACATCGCTTTATCCCGAAGATGTGAAGAACTTAATTCTCATGACCACGGGCATCGACTTCAAAGTGGAGGGAACTTTGAATCTATGGAGTGACAAACCCAACTTTGATGTAGACAAATTTGTAGAGGCTTTTGGAAACGTTCCCCCTGAATTTCTCCAGGCCAGCTTTCTCATAATGAAACCGGTACAGAACCTGGTGTCCAAGTATGTTAGCTTTTATGAAAATGTGGAAAACGAGCAGTTCGTCGACAACTTCTTCGCCATGGAGAAGTGGCTGAATGACAACATTCCGGTCCCCGGAGAGGTTTTCAGAGAATTCGTCAAGTACTGTTATCAAGAGAACCTGCTGGTACAAAACAAGCTTCGAATCAATGGAAAATTGGTTGACCTTAGAAACATCAAATGCTCGGTATTAAACCTCATAGCCGAGCACGACCATCTCGTCCCTCCGGCTTCGAGCTTAGTTTTTAATGACTTAATATCTAGTAAGGATAAAGAGACCATAATTTACCCCACAGGCCATATAGGCCTTTCGGTGAGTAGTAAGTCACTCAAGGAGCTTTGGCCAAAGGTAGCCGACTGGCTTATACAAAGGTCTAAATGA
- a CDS encoding penicillin-binding protein activator gives MNTNLIGCLLPLSGEYELVGRKALRGILAATNTINGQLGFQVIVRDSGGSIEETRKALEEMVREDGVSLVVGPIPSGLIDEVNGTIKSLEIPTLVFPVSNRGIPHNAYLIKFSYNIEEQARVLARYAVEAIGIKTFGVLNPRNHLGEQFKEAFVRSVKALGGDLTYAGSYDLSLDNIWTEIEWLNSIHPQAIFIPDGATRSAEVVKLLKQRLTLGNVLFLGPSTWNSDSFLRAIGNEIDGAVFKVLFTDFFFPGSNGWLDFSDRFDYAFGERPDSPLEYQVYEAVKLTLEALKDPVENKDIMERLLALADDQRFEITKSMNGGLEITPKPVLLTIKDGNIIEIR, from the coding sequence TTGAACACTAATTTAATTGGCTGCTTACTGCCCCTGAGCGGTGAGTACGAGTTGGTCGGGAGAAAGGCTTTAAGGGGCATCCTGGCGGCAACGAATACAATCAATGGACAACTTGGGTTTCAGGTGATTGTCAGAGACTCTGGCGGGAGTATAGAGGAAACGAGAAAGGCGCTGGAGGAAATGGTGAGAGAGGACGGGGTGTCCTTGGTGGTCGGCCCCATTCCTAGCGGTCTTATTGATGAAGTGAACGGTACTATAAAATCCCTAGAGATTCCTACCCTGGTTTTTCCTGTCTCAAATAGGGGAATTCCACACAATGCTTACCTTATAAAATTCTCATACAACATTGAAGAACAGGCCCGAGTTCTGGCACGGTACGCCGTAGAGGCGATTGGTATAAAGACATTCGGGGTTCTTAATCCAAGGAATCATCTCGGGGAGCAGTTTAAAGAGGCATTTGTCAGGTCGGTTAAAGCGCTGGGAGGTGACCTCACCTATGCTGGCTCTTACGACTTAAGTCTCGATAATATCTGGACGGAAATAGAATGGCTTAACTCGATTCATCCTCAAGCTATTTTCATCCCCGACGGGGCCACGCGCTCAGCAGAGGTAGTTAAGTTGTTAAAGCAGAGGTTGACCCTGGGAAACGTACTCTTCCTGGGGCCAAGCACTTGGAACAGCGACTCATTCCTGAGAGCTATTGGTAATGAAATCGATGGAGCAGTGTTCAAGGTCCTCTTTACCGATTTCTTTTTCCCAGGAAGCAATGGGTGGTTGGATTTCAGCGACAGGTTTGACTATGCTTTCGGCGAACGGCCGGACTCTCCCCTGGAATACCAGGTGTACGAGGCAGTCAAGCTTACCCTCGAAGCTTTGAAAGACCCGGTTGAGAATAAGGACATAATGGAGCGGCTGTTAGCTCTGGCGGATGATCAGCGTTTCGAAATAACCAAAAGCATGAACGGGGGTCTAGAGATTACTCCGAAGCCAGTTTTACTTACAATCAAGGATGGGAATATTATCGAGATAAGATGA
- a CDS encoding poly(R)-hydroxyalkanoic acid synthase subunit PhaE, whose protein sequence is MSKNFDYSEFYKKFYEGWEKTMSEAIDIWTKSPFLNKAESADPKNAEFDPVANYKKFYETWEKTTSEALEMWLNSPLFAANMGKAIERSSEFKKYLDEVIEKNLKNMRIPTKTDVDRILSTINNIEAKINDLMDKVDEIKLTKKASNK, encoded by the coding sequence ATGAGCAAAAACTTTGACTACTCGGAATTCTACAAAAAATTCTACGAGGGATGGGAGAAGACCATGTCCGAGGCAATAGATATTTGGACTAAAAGCCCCTTCCTCAATAAAGCTGAATCAGCAGACCCAAAGAATGCGGAATTCGACCCGGTTGCAAACTACAAGAAGTTTTATGAAACCTGGGAGAAGACTACATCCGAAGCACTAGAAATGTGGCTTAACAGTCCCCTATTCGCCGCTAACATGGGAAAGGCAATCGAAAGGTCCTCAGAATTCAAGAAATACCTGGACGAAGTCATTGAAAAGAACCTAAAAAACATGCGCATTCCTACGAAGACTGACGTTGACCGGATCCTTTCTACGATTAACAACATCGAAGCCAAGATAAACGACCTTATGGACAAAGTAGATGAGATCAAATTGACAAAGAAGGCTTCCAATAAGTAG
- a CDS encoding amidohydrolase family protein, which produces MNRQKIIATAETILPISSPPISKGAVLMADGQIEEIGKAQNVINKHRNIEILNLGKGILLPGFVNAHTHLELGWITKKLGECDSFIEWIQQIIRAKADGVTTEEIESSVEEGITLLIKNGVTTVGEVSSYDGLDKPLLKRSGLRTVLFTELFDRHEEYLDTLSFQDDGLFEERPFPHAPYSCSAGFLKSVLKSFGDRKIPMGIHAAESDEEVKFIQGEYNDFENKVFPLLGKGTFERDKARTPLQYLKKLGLFDKTRFTLVHMVQVLPEEVEDLREFNLGVVLCPRSNFFLKVGTPPVELYSKLERIGIGTDGMSSNLNLDFLEELRFFYLTFARRLGRQAPFFTVYLATLGGARSLFLENKIGSLDPGKDADMVFLSPGSSSSNPYISVISSRQEDVKLVMVKGKILYSQIDHTANLNV; this is translated from the coding sequence ATGAATAGGCAAAAGATTATAGCGACGGCAGAAACGATTTTACCCATTTCTTCCCCGCCAATAAGTAAAGGAGCGGTTCTAATGGCCGACGGTCAAATCGAAGAAATCGGAAAAGCACAAAATGTGATTAATAAACATCGAAACATAGAGATATTAAACCTGGGTAAGGGAATACTGCTACCCGGTTTTGTGAACGCCCATACCCACCTGGAGCTAGGCTGGATAACAAAAAAGCTAGGAGAATGCGATAGCTTTATCGAATGGATTCAGCAAATCATAAGAGCCAAGGCTGATGGAGTAACAACGGAGGAAATAGAGTCATCGGTCGAAGAGGGAATCACCCTGCTCATCAAAAACGGCGTGACCACCGTCGGGGAAGTATCGTCTTACGATGGGTTAGACAAACCGTTACTCAAAAGGTCGGGGTTAAGAACAGTCCTTTTCACCGAGCTCTTTGACCGCCATGAAGAATACTTGGACACCTTATCCTTCCAGGACGATGGCCTGTTTGAAGAGAGGCCATTCCCTCACGCCCCTTATTCCTGTTCAGCCGGCTTTCTCAAGAGCGTATTAAAATCCTTCGGAGATAGGAAAATCCCCATGGGAATTCACGCCGCCGAGAGTGACGAGGAGGTGAAGTTCATCCAGGGCGAGTATAACGACTTTGAAAACAAGGTATTCCCGCTTTTAGGGAAGGGAACTTTCGAGAGAGACAAGGCTCGAACCCCGCTCCAGTATCTCAAGAAATTAGGTCTATTCGACAAGACCAGGTTTACGCTCGTTCACATGGTGCAGGTTCTTCCGGAAGAGGTAGAGGACCTGAGGGAATTTAACCTGGGTGTTGTGCTTTGCCCCCGGAGCAACTTCTTCCTCAAGGTGGGCACCCCACCGGTCGAACTCTATTCCAAGCTCGAAAGAATAGGTATTGGGACAGACGGTATGTCCAGCAACCTGAACCTGGATTTTCTTGAAGAACTAAGATTCTTTTACCTGACATTTGCCCGGAGGCTGGGAAGACAAGCCCCCTTCTTCACTGTCTACTTAGCCACGTTGGGCGGAGCAAGGTCTCTTTTCCTGGAGAATAAAATCGGCAGCCTCGACCCGGGAAAGGATGCAGATATGGTCTTTCTCTCTCCCGGAAGCTCTTCCTCCAATCCTTATATCTCAGTCATCTCCTCTCGCCAGGAGGATGTAAAACTGGTCATGGTAAAAGGGAAAATACTCTACTCTCAAATTGACCATACGGCTAATCTAAATGTTTAA
- a CDS encoding CBS domain-containing protein: MKANEIMTKDVLSVDENTSVKEAVQIMAKHNVGALIVQTPKPTFGIFTQGDLVTRVIAEGKDLEKTKIKDVMTETVQCAQAEDSIDELTKIMYEQNVRYLPVMDGRKLVGIISTTDLFRLTFRAAEGYQEEVI; this comes from the coding sequence ATGAAAGCAAATGAAATCATGACTAAAGATGTTCTATCCGTCGACGAGAATACCTCGGTTAAGGAAGCGGTACAAATAATGGCCAAACACAATGTAGGAGCGCTGATTGTCCAGACCCCAAAACCCACTTTTGGAATTTTTACACAGGGCGACCTGGTAACCCGGGTGATTGCAGAGGGAAAAGACCTAGAGAAGACAAAGATTAAAGACGTCATGACCGAAACAGTCCAATGCGCCCAGGCAGAGGACAGCATCGACGAATTGACTAAGATCATGTACGAACAGAATGTTCGTTATCTTCCGGTCATGGATGGAAGAAAACTGGTTGGTATCATTTCCACTACAGACCTGTTCAGGCTAACATTCAGAGCGGCGGAAGGGTATCAGGAGGAAGTAATCTAA
- the prfA gene encoding peptide chain release factor 1, producing MIKRLDEVEKKYEEIEKILSDPGISSSDIHRYSKERSEISEVVEIYRQYKKTLQEIEENKALLQDKELGELVRSELDSLEEKRSKLEERLRIALLPRDPNDSKNVFLEIRAGTGGEEAALFAGDLFRMYSRYAERNGWRVEIMSINETGIGGIKEIIASIQGKNVYSKLKHESGVHRVQRVPSTEAGGRIHTSTATVAILAEPDDLEVTIDERDLRVDTFRASGAGGQHVNKTDSAIRITHVPTGIVVQCQDERSQHKNRAKAMRMLKAKLYEVEEQKRQMEISSTRRDQVGTGERSEKIRTYNFPQSRVTDHRIGLTLHKIETILDGDLDELIQPLITYYQAESLKKSPLY from the coding sequence ATAATTAAACGGCTTGATGAAGTAGAGAAAAAATATGAGGAGATTGAAAAAATCCTCAGTGACCCCGGTATAAGCTCTTCCGATATTCACCGCTATTCCAAGGAGCGATCTGAGATCTCCGAGGTAGTAGAAATTTACCGCCAATACAAGAAAACCTTGCAAGAAATAGAGGAGAATAAAGCGCTTCTCCAGGATAAAGAATTGGGCGAGCTTGTCCGCAGCGAACTCGATTCTTTGGAGGAGAAACGATCTAAACTAGAGGAAAGACTGCGTATCGCGCTCTTGCCCAGAGACCCCAACGATAGCAAAAACGTCTTCTTAGAGATAAGAGCGGGGACGGGCGGTGAAGAAGCGGCTCTCTTTGCCGGCGACCTATTCCGGATGTATTCCCGATATGCGGAGAGGAACGGCTGGAGGGTGGAAATAATGAGCATAAACGAGACCGGAATCGGGGGTATTAAAGAGATAATCGCGTCGATACAGGGTAAGAATGTGTATAGCAAGCTCAAACACGAGAGCGGCGTACACCGGGTGCAGAGGGTGCCTTCCACCGAAGCCGGCGGAAGAATACATACTTCAACCGCTACGGTAGCCATCCTGGCCGAACCAGATGATTTAGAAGTCACCATAGATGAGAGGGATTTAAGGGTCGACACATTCAGGGCCTCCGGTGCCGGCGGGCAACACGTCAATAAAACGGACTCCGCCATCAGGATCACCCATGTTCCCACCGGGATAGTGGTTCAATGCCAAGACGAAAGATCGCAGCACAAAAACCGGGCTAAAGCAATGAGGATGCTGAAAGCCAAACTCTACGAGGTAGAAGAGCAAAAGCGCCAGATGGAAATATCCTCTACCCGCCGGGACCAGGTAGGAACCGGAGAGAGAAGCGAGAAGATCAGGACCTATAATTTCCCCCAAAGCCGAGTTACTGACCACCGCATAGGACTCACCCTCCACAAGATTGAAACGATCCTGGATGGAGATCTAGATGAGCTTATCCAGCCTCTGATTACCTATTACCAAGCGGAGAGCCTGAAAAAATCCCCCCTCTATTGA